The following coding sequences lie in one Bacteroidota bacterium genomic window:
- a CDS encoding response regulator, whose amino-acid sequence METPKPRILIVDDNSRNIQVVANILSADNMDIAFATSGQRALELVANQQFDLILLDIMMPGMDGFAVCRELRTNPQTSGIPVIFLTARNYPSSILLGFSTGANDYVTKPFNSAELKARVHTHLELYRRRKELQHLNQHLESLVRERTRELEAAMRQLSRLEKSKSEFLSIISHELRGPLSGIIGMAEILKTSINDSALSEQLLMLSQIAGRLSRFAEMALLITSLKSNGDRLTTMPTLAHIPVEMAVAECAPLLAEKQIRIELFVDAQDVVLHIDPEMIRRCLGILIEHASANLPRQSEMQLRLESTENQATISLITKGMNFPDELIQTVNDHMLIGQLISEETTGLSLAAVKLILDAQNGRMQLCNKGSDGCVKLIFEKDNNDI is encoded by the coding sequence ATGGAAACTCCAAAACCCCGCATCCTGATAGTTGACGATAATTCGCGAAATATTCAGGTGGTAGCCAACATCCTTTCGGCCGACAACATGGATATTGCCTTTGCCACCAGCGGACAACGTGCACTGGAACTTGTTGCCAACCAGCAGTTCGACCTGATTCTTCTGGATATCATGATGCCGGGCATGGATGGTTTTGCAGTGTGCCGGGAACTGCGCACCAATCCCCAAACCTCCGGAATACCGGTTATTTTCCTCACTGCACGCAACTATCCGTCGAGTATTTTGCTGGGATTTTCGACCGGAGCCAACGATTATGTGACCAAACCTTTCAACAGCGCGGAGCTGAAAGCCCGGGTGCATACCCACCTTGAGTTGTATCGCCGGAGGAAAGAGCTGCAGCACCTGAACCAGCATCTCGAAAGCCTGGTCAGGGAACGCACCCGCGAGCTGGAAGCAGCCATGCGTCAACTGAGCCGGCTGGAAAAATCGAAAAGCGAATTCCTCTCCATCATAAGCCACGAACTTCGCGGCCCGCTCAGCGGCATCATCGGCATGGCCGAGATTCTTAAAACCAGCATCAACGATAGTGCACTTTCCGAACAACTGTTGATGCTCAGTCAGATTGCAGGCCGCCTGTCGAGATTTGCCGAAATGGCTTTGCTGATCACCAGCCTGAAAAGCAATGGCGACAGATTGACCACCATGCCCACCCTGGCCCACATTCCCGTGGAAATGGCGGTGGCCGAGTGTGCACCCCTGCTGGCCGAAAAACAAATACGGATTGAGCTCTTTGTTGATGCGCAGGATGTTGTGCTACATATCGACCCCGAAATGATCCGCCGATGCCTCGGGATTCTGATAGAGCATGCCAGCGCAAACCTTCCACGACAGTCGGAGATGCAACTGCGGCTCGAAAGCACTGAAAATCAGGCCACGATAAGCCTGATTACCAAAGGGATGAACTTCCCCGACGAGCTGATTCAAACCGTGAACGACCACATGCTCATCGGGCAGCTCATCAGCGAAGAAACCACCGGACTCTCGCTGGCTGCCGTCAAACTGATCCTCGATGCCCAGAACGGCCGGATGCAGCTTTGCAACAAGGGAAGCGACGGTTGTGTGAAACTGATTTTCGAAAAAGACAATAACGACATTTAA
- a CDS encoding acyl-CoA dehydrogenase family protein, which yields MQRTFNAPDYYLLDDLLTDEHKIVRQAVRDWVDRSVKPFIEENYEKAVFPRHLIGELGAIGAFGPFIPQEYGGAGMDYIAYGLIMQELERGDSGVRSMASVQTSLVMYPIWAYGTEEQRRKFLPKLATGELVGCFGLTEPNHGSDPGSMLTRFTDQGDHYLLNGAKMWITNSAIADVAVVWAKDEEGVVRGLLVEKGMEGFTAPETHGKWSLRASVTGELVFDNVRVPKENLLPGVKGLRGPLSCLSSARYGIAWGVIGAAMDCYDTALQYSLERHQFGKPIASFQLQQKKLAEAITEITKAQLLAWRLGTLRNEGKATPAQISMAKRNNVAMALHIAREMRQVLGAMGITNDFPMMRHMMNLESVITYEGTHDVHLLITGHDITGIAAYK from the coding sequence ATGCAACGAACTTTCAACGCACCGGATTACTATCTGCTGGACGACCTGCTTACCGATGAGCACAAGATTGTGAGACAGGCTGTTCGCGACTGGGTGGACCGGTCAGTCAAGCCTTTCATTGAGGAGAATTATGAAAAAGCCGTTTTCCCCCGGCATCTGATCGGCGAGCTGGGGGCCATCGGAGCTTTTGGCCCGTTTATTCCACAGGAATACGGTGGTGCTGGCATGGATTACATCGCCTACGGCCTCATCATGCAGGAGCTCGAGCGTGGCGATTCGGGGGTGCGGTCGATGGCATCGGTGCAAACCTCGCTGGTCATGTATCCCATCTGGGCTTATGGCACCGAAGAGCAACGTCGTAAGTTTTTGCCAAAACTTGCCACTGGCGAGCTGGTGGGCTGTTTTGGGCTAACCGAACCCAACCACGGCTCGGATCCGGGAAGCATGCTCACCCGCTTTACTGACCAGGGCGACCACTACCTGCTCAATGGCGCCAAGATGTGGATCACAAACAGCGCAATAGCCGACGTGGCAGTGGTGTGGGCCAAAGACGAAGAAGGCGTGGTGCGTGGCTTGCTGGTCGAAAAAGGCATGGAAGGCTTTACAGCGCCCGAAACCCACGGCAAATGGTCGCTGCGAGCCTCGGTGACAGGCGAACTGGTTTTCGACAATGTGCGCGTACCCAAAGAAAACCTCTTGCCAGGTGTGAAAGGGCTTCGCGGACCGCTAAGCTGCCTAAGCTCAGCCCGTTATGGCATCGCCTGGGGGGTGATTGGCGCCGCAATGGACTGCTACGACACCGCCTTGCAATACAGCCTCGAACGCCATCAGTTTGGCAAACCAATCGCAAGCTTCCAGCTGCAGCAAAAGAAACTGGCCGAAGCCATCACCGAAATCACCAAAGCCCAGCTGCTGGCCTGGCGCCTGGGAACCCTGCGCAACGAAGGTAAGGCCACACCGGCACAAATCTCGATGGCCAAACGCAACAACGTGGCCATGGCGCTGCACATCGCCCGCGAAATGCGCCAGGTGCTGGGAGCCATGGGCATCACCAACGACTTTCCGATGATGCGCCACATGATGAACCTCGAATCGGTGATCACCTACGAAGGCACACACGATGTTCACCTGCTGATTACGGGTCACGACATCACCGGCATTGCTGCCTACAAATAA
- a CDS encoding queuosine precursor transporter: MPHQSPTQLSPWLRGRAEMLYLILGALFITALVTSNLIFQKFFFWNPMGLFRFELSVGIIAYPVTFLVTDIVSEVYGRRRANFLVIAGIFASAFALFIVIVSTLAPATEWSPLSDAEFKKAFGFTFLAVAASLAAYLAAQFIDVQVFHFWKKVTKGRHLWLRNNLSTFTSQFVDTFTVLFLLCSFGVIDWELFPKLLGNGFLFKALVALFDTPFAYLGVYGLRRFFGLKGHGAELNLDD; the protein is encoded by the coding sequence ATGCCTCACCAATCCCCTACCCAACTAAGCCCCTGGCTGCGCGGCCGTGCCGAAATGCTGTACCTCATCCTCGGCGCGCTGTTCATTACTGCCCTGGTAACCAGCAACCTGATCTTCCAGAAATTTTTCTTCTGGAATCCAATGGGCCTGTTCAGGTTCGAGCTGAGTGTGGGCATCATCGCCTATCCGGTCACATTTCTTGTTACCGATATTGTCTCGGAAGTCTATGGCCGGCGCAGGGCGAATTTCCTGGTCATTGCCGGTATTTTTGCTTCGGCATTTGCTTTGTTCATCGTCATCGTTTCCACCCTGGCGCCTGCTACCGAATGGTCGCCATTGAGCGATGCGGAGTTCAAAAAGGCTTTTGGTTTTACCTTTCTTGCCGTGGCCGCCTCGCTGGCCGCCTACCTTGCCGCACAATTCATTGATGTGCAGGTATTTCATTTCTGGAAAAAAGTGACCAAAGGCAGGCACCTCTGGCTGCGCAACAACCTGAGCACGTTCACAAGCCAGTTTGTGGATACCTTCACCGTGCTGTTTCTGCTTTGCTCCTTTGGTGTGATCGACTGGGAGCTTTTTCCGAAACTGTTGGGCAACGGTTTCCTCTTCAAGGCTTTGGTCGCCCTCTTCGACACCCCGTTTGCTTACCTCGGCGTGTATGGCCTGCGGAGGTTCTTTGGCCTCAAAGGACACGGTGCCGAACTGAATCTGGATGATTGA
- a CDS encoding alpha/beta fold hydrolase, with amino-acid sequence MKLFFRRYGDTGAQPLIILHGLFGLSDNWVTFGRRIADEGFDVVIPDQRNHGNSPHSDTFNYIALTEDLDELIEDLGFEQPALLGHSMGGKVSMRYAMERPEKVKKLLVADISPRSYGHRPQHAAIIEAMLAVDFEMVKSRSEVEAMLGTNINDLRIRQFIMKNLHWLDKDRLAWKMNLEGIRSNLHQMFDTVETDLEFLKPTLFIRGGNSDYILPSDYPLIRKNFPFAEIITIEGASHWVHAEAPEQFYLLASGFLTGKPDWYNEPL; translated from the coding sequence ATGAAACTGTTCTTCCGTCGCTACGGAGACACTGGCGCACAACCACTTATCATTCTGCATGGCCTGTTCGGGCTGTCGGACAACTGGGTAACCTTTGGACGGCGCATAGCCGACGAAGGCTTCGATGTGGTGATTCCCGACCAGCGCAACCATGGCAACTCCCCGCACAGCGACACCTTTAACTATATCGCGCTCACCGAAGACCTCGACGAGCTGATCGAAGATCTGGGTTTTGAGCAGCCCGCTCTTCTAGGGCACAGCATGGGCGGCAAGGTAAGTATGCGCTATGCCATGGAGCGGCCTGAGAAGGTGAAAAAACTACTGGTGGCCGACATCAGTCCGCGCTCCTACGGGCACCGGCCTCAACATGCCGCCATCATCGAAGCAATGCTAGCAGTTGATTTCGAAATGGTTAAGTCGAGATCGGAAGTTGAAGCCATGCTCGGCACTAATATCAACGACCTGCGCATCCGCCAGTTTATAATGAAAAACCTGCATTGGCTCGACAAAGACCGCCTGGCCTGGAAAATGAACCTCGAAGGCATCCGCAGCAACCTGCATCAGATGTTCGACACGGTGGAAACCGACCTGGAGTTTCTCAAGCCAACCCTGTTTATTCGCGGGGGCAATTCCGACTACATCCTGCCCTCCGACTATCCACTTATCCGCAAAAACTTCCCCTTTGCCGAGATCATCACCATCGAGGGCGCTTCGCACTGGGTGCATGCCGAAGCTCCGGAGCAATTTTATCTGCTTGCTTCAGGTTTTCTCACCGGCAAACCCGACTGGTACAACGAACCGCTCTGA
- a CDS encoding Smr/MutS family protein, whose protein sequence is MIYPDTFEEKSGFVHIRRMLRSHCVSNMGLELADALGFMTGLEDILMHLGRVEELNRLMQAGLPFSVKDYLDVRPEFHRLRPEGTVIELEAMFALRLGLMQAREAVKFLQSDQSAAYPLLRAMVAHLYINPKLVAELSRLMDDRGDIPDHASPALAEIRADIRRKQGAMERKIRQLLGEAKQSGYTDSDAEITIRNGRMVIPVRAADKRKIKGFVHDASATGQTVFIEPTEVFDTNNEIRELEYAERREIHRILSAFTQLLRPELPMMHQIWQFLGELDLVHAKTRLMHHIQGTIPQVQAPPLIRWRQAVHPLLQLSLKEQGRQAVPLDLELDEQHRILVISGPNAGGKSVCLKTTALLQYMLQCGLPVPMHRDSQCGIFQKMFIDIGDEQSLENDLSTYSSHLRHMKTFLDHADEQSIFFIDELGTGTEPQAGGAIAEAVLSALNRKKAFGLVTTHYANLKLLADHEEGMLNGAMLFDNKHMQPLFVLQTGKPGSSFAFEIAAKTGLPEAIISHAASITGHSQLDFEQQLQQLEADKLAIAQKEKELRMADEMLNEVITKYKRLLRQLEDRKKAMLTEASREARELIDKANRKIEQTIREIRESQAEKERTKQLREQLQAFKPVIEQETAEKTGSINIAHDEQVPALSDLKAGDMVRIEEMDVTGELIQIDEDTAVVAFGGIKLRTSPDKLSPLSRREARKLAQPRRMRSSQVVADDINEKAASFNLTIDVRGKRAEEALEMVEKYLDEAMLLSIKEVSVLHGKGNGILRRVIREKLSKMPHVASFADATLETGGHGITRVRLR, encoded by the coding sequence GTGATATACCCCGATACCTTTGAGGAAAAATCCGGTTTTGTGCACATCCGGCGGATGCTTCGCAGCCACTGCGTCAGCAATATGGGATTGGAGCTGGCCGATGCGCTGGGTTTCATGACCGGTCTGGAAGATATTCTAATGCACCTCGGCCGGGTGGAAGAGCTCAACCGCCTGATGCAGGCCGGGTTGCCATTTTCGGTGAAGGATTACCTGGATGTGCGGCCTGAATTTCACCGACTCAGGCCGGAGGGCACTGTGATTGAGCTTGAGGCCATGTTTGCCCTGAGGCTGGGACTGATGCAGGCCCGCGAAGCCGTAAAGTTCCTGCAATCCGACCAATCAGCGGCTTATCCGCTGCTGCGCGCTATGGTTGCCCATCTCTACATTAATCCAAAACTGGTAGCCGAACTCAGCCGGCTGATGGACGACCGTGGCGATATTCCCGACCATGCCTCGCCTGCGCTTGCCGAGATCAGGGCCGACATCCGCCGCAAACAAGGGGCTATGGAGCGGAAAATCAGGCAGTTGCTGGGCGAAGCCAAGCAATCGGGCTATACCGACAGCGATGCCGAAATCACCATCCGCAATGGCCGGATGGTCATACCCGTAAGAGCTGCCGACAAAAGAAAAATCAAAGGCTTTGTGCACGATGCCTCAGCCACAGGTCAAACCGTTTTCATCGAGCCGACCGAGGTTTTTGATACCAACAACGAGATCCGCGAACTGGAGTATGCCGAAAGGCGCGAGATCCATCGCATCCTGTCTGCCTTTACCCAGTTGCTTCGGCCCGAGCTGCCCATGATGCATCAGATCTGGCAGTTTCTGGGTGAGCTCGATCTAGTTCACGCCAAAACCAGGCTGATGCACCACATTCAGGGAACCATTCCCCAGGTGCAGGCCCCACCGCTCATCCGATGGCGCCAGGCTGTTCATCCACTGTTGCAGCTCAGCCTCAAAGAACAAGGACGCCAGGCCGTGCCGCTCGATCTGGAACTCGACGAACAGCACCGCATCCTGGTGATATCAGGCCCCAATGCGGGAGGCAAGTCGGTTTGCCTGAAAACCACAGCCCTGCTGCAATACATGCTGCAATGCGGTCTGCCTGTGCCCATGCATCGCGACTCGCAATGTGGTATCTTCCAAAAGATGTTTATCGACATTGGCGACGAGCAGTCGCTCGAAAACGACCTGAGCACCTACAGCTCGCACCTGCGGCATATGAAGACTTTTCTGGACCATGCCGACGAGCAAAGCATCTTTTTTATCGACGAACTGGGCACAGGCACCGAGCCACAAGCCGGGGGTGCCATTGCCGAAGCTGTACTCAGCGCGTTGAATAGAAAAAAAGCTTTTGGTCTGGTTACCACCCACTATGCCAACCTCAAACTGCTGGCCGACCATGAAGAGGGTATGCTCAACGGAGCCATGCTGTTCGACAACAAGCACATGCAGCCTTTGTTTGTGTTGCAGACCGGCAAACCGGGAAGCTCGTTTGCCTTTGAGATTGCAGCCAAAACAGGATTGCCCGAAGCTATCATCAGCCACGCAGCCTCCATCACCGGCCACAGCCAGCTCGATTTTGAGCAGCAGCTGCAGCAGCTCGAAGCCGACAAGCTGGCCATTGCACAAAAGGAGAAAGAGCTTCGCATGGCCGATGAGATGCTTAACGAAGTGATTACCAAATACAAACGCTTGTTGCGGCAGCTCGAAGACCGCAAAAAGGCCATGCTCACCGAGGCAAGCCGCGAGGCCCGTGAACTGATTGACAAGGCCAACAGGAAAATTGAGCAAACCATCAGGGAGATCCGCGAAAGCCAGGCCGAAAAGGAGAGAACCAAACAACTACGCGAGCAGCTTCAGGCTTTCAAGCCGGTAATTGAGCAGGAAACAGCGGAAAAAACCGGGTCAATCAATATTGCTCATGACGAGCAGGTGCCTGCCCTTTCGGATCTGAAAGCCGGTGATATGGTGCGGATTGAAGAGATGGATGTGACCGGCGAGCTGATTCAGATTGACGAGGATACTGCTGTGGTGGCTTTTGGTGGCATCAAGCTGCGCACTTCGCCCGACAAGCTAAGCCCGCTCTCGCGCCGCGAAGCCCGCAAACTGGCTCAGCCGCGACGCATGCGCTCCAGCCAGGTGGTGGCCGACGACATCAACGAAAAAGCAGCCTCGTTCAACCTCACCATCGATGTGCGCGGCAAACGCGCCGAGGAAGCGCTGGAGATGGTTGAGAAATACCTCGACGAAGCCATGTTGCTCAGCATCAAGGAGGTAAGTGTACTTCATGGCAAGGGAAACGGCATCCTGCGCAGGGTGATCAGGGAAAAGCTTAGCAAAATGCCCCACGTAGCCTCCTTTGCCGATGCTACCTTGGAAACAGGCGGGCACGGCATCACCAGAGTTAGGTTGAGGTAA
- a CDS encoding copper homeostasis protein CutC: MYLLEICADGLANALLASKHGAHRIELCENLESGGLTPSFGTLSLAANSLDVPVHVLIRPRRGNYTYDSLEKQIILNDIARVVRLGFQGVVVGALRADGTLDEHAMKLFVEAADGLNITFHRALDVCKEPEKTIEQLIRLGVERVLTSGGASSAMHGMENLTRWQQLLGDQIKIMAGGGIRASNAAHIIRQSGVSEIHMSAKMVVSSPVGTNSPLAVASADEWWQYALDIEEVAATRHLLDELNNYTLNKKL; the protein is encoded by the coding sequence ATGTATCTGCTCGAGATATGTGCCGACGGGCTTGCCAATGCATTGCTGGCCTCGAAGCATGGCGCCCATCGCATCGAATTGTGCGAAAATCTTGAATCCGGCGGATTGACGCCATCTTTTGGCACCCTCAGCCTTGCCGCAAACAGCCTCGATGTGCCGGTGCATGTGCTTATCCGTCCGCGACGCGGCAACTACACCTACGACAGTTTGGAAAAGCAAATCATCCTGAACGACATTGCCCGGGTTGTCAGGCTTGGCTTTCAGGGTGTTGTGGTGGGCGCACTGAGGGCCGACGGCACCCTGGACGAGCATGCCATGAAACTTTTTGTGGAGGCCGCCGATGGCCTGAACATCACCTTTCACAGGGCCTTGGATGTGTGCAAGGAACCTGAAAAGACCATCGAACAATTAATCAGGCTGGGGGTCGAAAGGGTGCTCACTTCTGGCGGCGCATCTTCTGCCATGCACGGAATGGAAAACCTCACCCGTTGGCAACAGCTGTTGGGTGACCAGATCAAAATCATGGCCGGAGGAGGCATACGTGCATCCAACGCCGCCCACATCATCCGGCAAAGCGGTGTCAGCGAAATCCATATGTCGGCAAAAATGGTGGTCAGCAGCCCGGTTGGCACCAACAGCCCTTTGGCTGTGGCTTCGGCTGATGAGTGGTGGCAGTATGCACTTGACATCGAAGAAGTGGCAGCAACCAGACACCTGCTGGATGAACTGAACAACTATACGCTCAATAAAAAATTGTAA
- a CDS encoding glycoside hydrolase family 2 protein, with protein MRTLTLYTIGFITALTLSFAGCKSADAPVELPLNDGWKLTLRDGRMIDVAVPGLVHTDLHAARLIPDPFYGFNEDSLQWIGTKEWTYTLDFEVDNSILAYTNVQLVFEGLDTYARVSLNGREVLNADNMFRLWEIDVKKHLRPGANRLEVRFFPPDSISLAKASAYNIQLPEHRAFTRKAPFQAGWDWGPVFHTMGIWKPVYLAAWNHARMKYPAILTQDADSLKAGLVAAATIVSGNDGHGYLRLRMNDKEILNQKVTLSKGTNQLSIPFQIAHPELWWPNGIGKANLSRFDFEFTDQAGNKISQTVISGIRKAVLIREADSIGESFLFRINGKDIFVKGANYIPEDHFVTRMSRERTRKLLSDASAVGMNMIRVWGGGIYPNNEFFAMCDSLGLMVWQDFMFACTMYPWDTAFVGNVRHEAAHQVQRLRGHPSLVLWCGNNEVSEGFHNWGWQKSLSWTAGDSIEIWQGYLAVFETLLPEIVNQHDPFTPYWPSSPSLGWGRSESYKRGDVHYWGVWWGEEPFEAYRQKVGRFHSEYGFQAMPPIESVRQFLPENERFVGSAGFEAHQKHPRGTRLINDYMKRYFPVPKNLEDYIYTSQLTQSYGIGMAIETHRIHKPRNMGTLFWQLNDSWPVTSWSSIDYYGRWKALHYHLQTFYHPTQVFFSRDRDTLSLFVVHDGLYKPGLQLHVDILNTKGQKLFSDIVSFTADSASSQNVCRLSLSKVKSLGELSELVVQGSLFNNNTLISKNNHFLVPPKMLRLHPRPVELHVRDSADVVVVGLQSDVFHYAVQLQSNDEDGRFSDNFFHLMPGTKKTVIFHPSGKVHNGILSFSYRSLNRIISNN; from the coding sequence ATGAGAACCTTAACCTTATACACCATCGGGTTCATCACAGCTTTGACCCTCAGCTTTGCAGGTTGCAAAAGCGCAGATGCTCCCGTAGAGCTGCCTCTGAATGATGGATGGAAACTCACACTTCGGGACGGAAGAATGATAGATGTGGCCGTGCCAGGACTGGTGCACACCGACCTGCACGCAGCCAGACTGATCCCCGACCCCTTTTATGGTTTCAACGAAGATTCGCTTCAATGGATAGGAACCAAAGAATGGACCTATACACTTGATTTTGAGGTTGATAATTCCATTCTTGCCTACACGAACGTGCAGCTTGTGTTCGAAGGGCTGGACACCTATGCCCGTGTAAGCCTCAACGGCAGAGAAGTGTTGAATGCCGACAATATGTTCAGGCTGTGGGAAATAGATGTAAAAAAACATCTGCGGCCCGGAGCCAACCGGCTTGAGGTAAGGTTTTTCCCACCCGACAGCATTAGTTTGGCCAAGGCCAGCGCCTATAACATACAACTCCCTGAGCATCGCGCATTTACCAGAAAGGCTCCGTTTCAGGCTGGTTGGGACTGGGGACCGGTGTTTCACACCATGGGAATCTGGAAGCCGGTATATCTGGCAGCCTGGAACCATGCCCGCATGAAGTATCCTGCCATACTCACCCAGGATGCCGACAGCCTGAAGGCCGGACTTGTTGCTGCAGCCACAATTGTCTCGGGCAATGACGGCCATGGCTACCTGCGCCTGCGCATGAACGACAAAGAAATTCTAAACCAGAAGGTTACACTCAGCAAGGGCACCAATCAACTCAGCATACCCTTTCAGATTGCCCATCCTGAACTTTGGTGGCCCAATGGGATCGGCAAGGCCAACCTCAGCCGTTTTGACTTCGAGTTTACCGACCAGGCAGGCAATAAAATCAGCCAAACCGTCATCAGCGGTATTCGAAAAGCAGTACTGATACGCGAAGCCGACAGCATAGGCGAGAGCTTTCTGTTTCGGATCAACGGAAAAGACATTTTTGTCAAAGGCGCCAACTATATCCCTGAAGATCATTTTGTTACCCGCATGTCCCGGGAACGTACACGTAAGCTCTTGAGCGATGCTTCAGCTGTGGGCATGAACATGATCCGGGTTTGGGGAGGCGGCATTTATCCCAACAACGAGTTCTTTGCCATGTGCGACAGCCTGGGTTTGATGGTGTGGCAGGATTTCATGTTTGCCTGCACCATGTATCCCTGGGACACCGCCTTTGTCGGTAATGTACGCCACGAAGCTGCACATCAGGTGCAGAGGCTGCGGGGTCATCCATCGCTGGTGCTCTGGTGCGGCAACAACGAGGTGAGCGAAGGTTTCCACAACTGGGGCTGGCAAAAGAGTCTGAGCTGGACAGCCGGCGACAGCATAGAGATCTGGCAAGGGTATCTCGCTGTGTTTGAGACACTTTTACCAGAAATTGTAAATCAACATGACCCCTTCACCCCCTATTGGCCGAGCTCGCCATCGCTGGGATGGGGACGCAGCGAATCGTACAAACGCGGCGATGTGCATTACTGGGGTGTATGGTGGGGCGAAGAACCCTTCGAGGCTTACAGACAGAAAGTCGGCAGGTTTCACTCCGAATATGGCTTTCAGGCCATGCCGCCTATCGAAAGTGTGCGGCAGTTCCTGCCCGAAAACGAACGTTTTGTGGGCTCGGCTGGCTTCGAAGCCCATCAGAAACATCCCAGAGGCACGCGGCTGATCAACGACTATATGAAACGCTATTTCCCTGTGCCCAAAAACCTTGAGGATTACATCTACACCAGCCAGCTCACACAATCCTATGGAATTGGCATGGCCATCGAAACCCATCGCATTCACAAGCCACGCAACATGGGCACACTCTTCTGGCAACTCAACGACAGCTGGCCCGTCACCAGCTGGTCGTCCATCGACTACTACGGACGTTGGAAAGCCCTGCACTATCACCTGCAAACCTTTTACCACCCGACCCAGGTGTTTTTCTCCCGGGATCGCGACACGCTCAGTTTGTTTGTGGTGCACGACGGGCTGTATAAACCAGGCCTGCAACTGCATGTTGACATACTGAACACGAAAGGTCAGAAACTTTTCAGCGATATCGTGAGCTTCACGGCCGATTCCGCTTCATCGCAAAACGTGTGCCGGCTTTCCCTCAGTAAAGTCAAAAGCCTGGGAGAACTTTCGGAACTGGTTGTGCAGGGAAGCTTGTTCAACAATAACACACTGATATCCAAAAACAATCATTTTCTTGTACCACCAAAAATGCTCAGGCTTCACCCCAGGCCAGTCGAATTGCATGTGCGCGACAGCGCAGATGTGGTTGTGGTTGGCCTGCAATCTGATGTTTTCCACTATGCAGTTCAGTTGCAGAGCAACGATGAGGATGGCCGCTTTTCGGACAACTTTTTTCACCTGATGCCGGGAACGAAAAAGACAGTCATATTCCATCCCTCAGGAAAGGTGCACAACGGAATACTGAGCTTCAGCTACCGGTCGCTCAACCGGATTATTTCAAACAACTAA
- the rlmH gene encoding 23S rRNA (pseudouridine(1915)-N(3))-methyltransferase RlmH: MKTLLLLIGKTDEPWLNQGMEAYAGRIRKYFPFEVKIIPDIKNRKNLSEEEQKRQEAQLLLQQLQAGDELVLLDENGQQLRSREFAALIAKIQLQSAKRLVFVVGGPYGFARELYEKANFKLSLSLMTFPHQLVRLIFLEQLYRACTIMRNEPYHHD, encoded by the coding sequence ATGAAGACCTTACTTCTACTCATCGGCAAAACCGACGAACCCTGGCTCAATCAGGGGATGGAAGCTTATGCCGGCCGCATCCGGAAATACTTTCCTTTTGAAGTCAAAATTATTCCCGATATCAAAAACCGGAAAAACCTGAGCGAGGAGGAACAAAAACGACAGGAAGCCCAGCTTTTGCTGCAGCAGCTGCAAGCGGGCGACGAACTGGTGCTACTCGACGAAAATGGCCAGCAGCTGCGATCGCGCGAGTTTGCTGCATTGATTGCAAAGATTCAGCTTCAATCAGCCAAACGGCTGGTTTTTGTGGTCGGCGGTCCTTATGGATTTGCCCGTGAGCTCTACGAAAAAGCCAACTTCAAACTCTCGCTGTCGCTTATGACCTTCCCCCACCAGCTCGTCAGACTGATCTTTCTCGAGCAGCTCTACCGCGCATGCACCATCATGCGCAACGAGCCTTACCACCACGATTGA